GCCAGTTCTCGATGAACGCCGGCGGTGAAGGGAGCGCCCGCGCCGTCGCGCAGCTCCACGGCGATCAGAAGCCCGCGCGAGCGGATCTCCTCGATCCGATCGGTCCGCGACCGGATCTCCTCCAACCCGTGGGCGAGAAAGGCGCCGATTTCGCGCCCCCGCTCGACGAGCCCCTCTTCCCGGATCAAGCGAATCACCTCCCGCGCGACCGCGGCTCCCAAAGGATCGTTCTGATGCGATTGGGCGTAGGGGACGTCCCGGCCGCCGAGCCGCTCCGCCGCGACGGGCGAGAAGGCGGTCGCGCTGACCGGGTAACCGGCGCCGAGCCCCTTCCCCATCGCGACCACGTCCGGCGCGATCCCGTAATGCTCGTGCCCGAACCATGCCCCGGTACGACCGATCCCCGTGGTCACCTCGTTCACCAAGACGAGGCCTCCCCCCTCGCGCACCGCCCGCGCGATATTTTGGACGAGCCGGCGGGGCGGAAAGCGGACCAGCCCGGAGGAGCTGCCCGGTTCGAAGAGGAAACCGCCGATTCGATCGAAGGGGATCGACGCCCAGCGTTCGCATCGGTCGGAACAATCCCCGTCGTGCGGACAAACAGCGCAGGGGAACCAATCCAAATCGAACCACGAACCGGCGCCGCGCGCCGTCGCGTCCCCATAGGCGCCGAAGTAGGAATCGGCCATGGTCATCAGGAGCGGTTTTTCGGCGATCATCCGCGCGGACCGCGCGCCGTACTCCACCGCCTCGCTCCCGGAACAGAGAAACACGCAGCGCCCCCCCTCCATCCCGAGAAGGGAAAGGATCTCGACGGCCGCTTCCTCGACGACCGGCGCGGCGTAGGAGAAACCGGCGTGTGCGATCCTTTCCGCCTGTTCCCGGAGGGCGCGCAGCACCCGCGGGTGTCCGTGTCCGACGGAGGCGCACCAGACGCCGGACTCGAGATCGACGTAGCGCCTCCCGCGCGAATCGTAGAGAGAGGCGTTTTCCGCGCGGACGATGTCGCGCACGAGAACCTCGTGTCCGGGCATCCAAAGGAGTCGGTCCATCTTCTCCTCCCTTTCGGGTTCGTCCGGCGAAGCCGGCGACGAGCCGGAACGCGCCGCGTCTTTAAGAGAGCATGAGGGATGGGGACGCCCGGCGGCAAAAAGAATCGGCGGCGACGCGCGGAAAGACCGACCGATTCGATGAGGATCGACCGGACCATTGCGGGCGGTTCGGGGCGGGACCGGCGCCGCTCGTCCCGGCGCCGGCCCCCTTTTTTCGCGGACGATCGTGGAGGCGATACTTACCGCTTCAGCAGATCGCGGATCTCCGTCAGAAGCGTCTCTTCCTTGGAAGGGGCGGGCGGAGCCGCCGGCGCCGCCTCTTCCTTCTTCTTCATCGAGTTCATCGCCTTGATCACCATGAAGATCGCGAAGGCGATGATCACGAAGTCCAGGATGGTCTGGATGAACTTGCCGTAGCTCAGCAGAACGGCGGGGCTTTCTCCGACCGCCGCCTTCAAGGTGATCGCGAGATTCGAAAAGTCGACCCCGCCCAGCAAAAGACCGATGGGGGGCATGATCACGTCGGCGACGACCGAGGAAACGATCTTACCGAAAGCCGCGCCGATCACGATACCGACCGCCATGTCGACCACGTTGCCGCGCATGGCGAACGCCTTGAACTCTTTCATCATCCCCATGATTTCCTCCTTCGGGGTTCCGACGCGCGCCGCCGCGGCCGGGTCGGCGCGCACTCTACACTGATCGAGTGTGACTTCGTGTCAGGGGATACGGATTCATGGGATGGATGAAAGCGAGCCGTACCGCCCCCTGATGACCCGTCCCTTCGGGTCGAGAATGAAACGTCTGTGGAACCCTAATTTATCCGGAGAAGGCCGTCAAGAAATGGCGGCGAATGTCGCGGTATCACCTTGTATTACAACGCGTTCGGTGAGTGGGATTCACGGCGCCCGATGCGCTCAGGTGCGGACGGAACGGGGGAGCGCGAAGGGAATCCCTTCGGCCGCGAACGGTCCGCGCGCCATCAGATAGGAGGGCCCGCCGTATTGGAAGAGCCGGGGTTCGGCCCGTGCTTCGCGGGTCAATCGGTCCGGCGTGAAGAAAAAGACCGTCTCCTCGACCGGGCCGGGAATACTTTCGAGAATCGCGTCCAAACCGGGCAACTCCGGCGCGACCACGTCGTAGAGCCGGAGCCGCGTCCCCTCTCTCTCCACGCAGAGGACCGCGTCCAGATCCTCGGCGTAATGGAGCGACCTGTGCCCTTCGTTGAAGAGGAACACCGTCTTCTCATTCACCACGCCGAGAATCCGCGACACCGGTTCCCGCGTTTCGAGCAGGCGATGGAGCAGGGCGATATCGGCGGCGTCGCCGAGGTCGAGAACGCGGAGCGCGCCCTCGCGCCCCCGCGAACGCCGGACCGTGACGAAGCGATGCTCCCCGATGCGCCGGAAACCGAAGGGCTCGTAGTACTCCGGGTTCTCGGTCGTCAGAATCAGCGTGTCGAAGCGGCCCGCGGAATCCTCGATCGCCTCCTCCATGAGCGCGCGGTAGTAGCCCTTGCGCCTGTGGTCCGGATCGGTGGCGACGGCGTGAACCGAACCGACCCGCGCGGGGCGCCCTCCCAAGATCAACGGCAGCCCGATCACGCCGACGTGGGAGACGACACGCCCTCCCCTATAGAGGACGAAGGGGGTGGACACCGATTCCCAGGAAACGCCGTATCGCCGGATATCCTCCGCCCCGCCGCGAACGCCCGGGAAGATCCGATCCAGCAAATCGAAAAGATCGTTGAAAAACGCGGGGTCTTCCTGCCACGAACCCTTCATGCATTCTTCCTTATTGGTCCGGGAGCCGCCGGGTCAATCCTCCGGCCAGGTCGGCCGCAGCTGGGCGAACACGTAGATTCGCCCGTCGGCGGCCACCACCACGTCGTCGCCGGCGTGTACCTCGCCGTGGGAAGCGCCGTCCAGGCGCATCGTGCCGTTCTTCACCTCGAAGAGCCGGCCGTCCCGCAGATCGACGGCCATTTCCTCGTGGTAGGCGGCCCGCTTGAAACCACCGGTCCCTAAAAAGGTGTAGGTGACGTCACTCCGGCGCGGCGGCGCGAAGTCCTTCGGGATATCGCCGCCCGGGTCGTTGGGCATCCGGAGGCCGCCGTTCACGTAGATCGCCCCCTCCTCGGTGACGACGATCACGTCTCCGTCCCGCAGAGGCCCGTGGGAGACCGAGGCCAAACGGATCCCGATCGTCCCGACCTCGACGCGCCTGCCGTCGATCAGGTGCCACTCGCAGTCGGTCTCGGTGGACAACGGGCAGTGCGACCAGCTGCTCATCCCGATGAAGGAGATCCGCACCTCTCCCCCCGGTTCGGCCGGTTCGACGGGCACGGGCTTCTCCGACGGCGGCCGCCCGCCGGCGCAGCTCGTGAGAAGAAGAAGGACGAAACAAAAAACGACAAGAAACGGATTCTTCTTCATGCCAACCTCCTTCACGCGGATTGCCGGTTCTTCTTTTCTTTACATGGAACGAATATGCCGATCCGCGGCCGCGGCGCAAGAAGAAAACGACCGGCCGGCGACGACGCATTCCCGTCCTCAGCCGGTTTTCTCGTCGATCCAGTCCCGCATCACGTGGAGGGGGAGTCCGATGTTGCCGATCTGACCGTGGTTGTGGGCGTGCTCTTTCCCGGTGAACACCCGATCCGTCACCGACCGGGATCCGGTCGGCCGCGCTCAGTCATAACTCTCGCGTGTCTCCTCGTCACTCATGGTCGGCACGAGGACGGGTTTCCAGGCGTCATCCTTCCAGGTTCCCAGGCGGGCGTGCATGTCCAGGTACTTTTTAGGGATCGGATGGGTGCCGACGACCACCCGGACTCCGTACCGTTTTTCGAGAAAGTCCTTGAACGTGTCGATGTAGGGGCAGGGCGGATAGCCGACGACGAGGCCGGTCGCCAGATGGACGACCTCGGCGCCGTTCCTTACCATCTCGTCGCCGGCGTACTCGATGTTGCCGCCGGGGCAGCCGTCGCACGTCGTGTATCCGACCAGCTCGATCTCCGATTCCTTATAGATGTCGAAGGCGCCCTCCCGGTTCCGCATCGCCCGGAAGCACTTCCCCCCCGCGCAGCGGCGGTAACGGTCGCAGATGATGATTCCGATTTTCGTCTTCCCGGCCATGTCTGCCTCCTCCTCGCCTCGTTCGGTACGAATCTACACCATCGGAATCGGTGAAGGGGCGGCGGATCGCCGATATCTCCGCGGCGCCGGAGGGAGTTGTTTCGCGGAGCGGGGCCGCCCCTTCCCGCCCCGGCGCCGCTCCACCGCCTCGCGGATGACCCTCATCTCGAAATCTCGTGCCCCTCGCGGCCCCGGCCGCCTCCGCGCTCGGTCTCATCGACCCGCCCGAAGAAGGGGGCGAGCGCGAGAAGAGCGATCAGAAAAAGAACGAGGAGCGCGGCGACGACCCGCGGCTCGCGCCTCGCCGTCGGAGCGGCTCCCTCCGCCGGACGCCACCGAATCATGCAGGCGATCCACGACCAGTGCAGGACCAGATGGATCGCCATGAGAGCGAGAAAAACAACGGCGATCCAAAAGTGTACGGTTCCCCACTCGTGCCGGTCCATTCCCCATAGGGCGAGGAAATGCCCTGATCCGGCCGGGAGGACGTAGCGGATCAGAATCCCCGTGGAGAGCAGAAGAAGCAGCGCGGCGAGGGCCGCCGCGTCGACAAGAAAGTTCCAATCGTTTTTACGCATACCGCTTCATCCTCTTCCGCGATCGTCGAACTCCGGGGGGTTTTGCCGTAGACGGCGGGAATCCCCCTCGCGGCGCGGTCATTTCCTTTCCGACGCGACACGCAAAACGAGAAGCGCCAGGATCACGCTGAAGGGAGTGAAAACCGCCCTTTCCACGCCGGACCGGGAGGCGAGATTGCCGGCGATATTGAGCAAGAAATAAACGAACATCACCCAGAGGGCGGCGCGGACCGCCTTTCCGAGCCTCGGCGAACCGAGATGTCCGGCTCGCGCGGCGACGACGAACGCCATGATCCCGGTGATCGCCAGCGACACCGCCTCCATCGCCCGGAAGCCGCCGGCCGCGCCCTCCGCCCTCCCTCCCCAAACGATCCCGGAAGGAAGAACGCCGAGCAGAATCAGCACATGGAAAAGCGCGAGCGCGACGAGCAGAACGAGAAGGATGTCCGCCGCCCGCGCGGCGCCGATCAGACCCTTCATTCTCCTCTCTCCCGAATTCCGCCGGTGTCGATGAAGCGATTTCCTACTGAATCACCCCGTGCTTCCGCCCCACCTTGATGAAGGCGTCCACCGCTTTATCGATGTGCTCCTTCGTGTGCGCCGCCGAGAGCTGCACCCGGATCCGAGCCTTCCCCATCGGGACCACCGGATGGCTGAAGCCGACCACGTACACCCCCTCGTGCAGCATGTCGCGGGAGACGTCGTTGGCGAGCTTCGCGTCGCCGAGCATGACCGGCACGATCGGCGTCTCGCCCGGCACGAGATCGAAACCGGCCGCCTCCATCTTGTCCCGAAAATACTTGGCGTTCCACTCCAGCTTGTCCCTGAGCTCCGTCGTCTTGCTGATCAGGTCGATCACGCGGATCGCGGCGGTGATGATCGGAGGCGGCACGGCGTTCGAGAAAAGATAGGGCCGCCCGCGGTTCCGAAGCATCTCCGTGATCTCCCGCGGCCCGGCCACCAACCCGCCGCTCGCGCCGCCGAGCGCCTTCCCGAGCGTGGAAGTAATGATGTCCACTCGGTCCATCACACCGAAATGCTCCGGCGTCCCACGCCCCGTCTTTCCGATGAAGCCGCTGGCGTGGCTGTCGTCCACCAACACCATGGCGCCGTACTTGTCCGCCAAATCGCACAGCTCGTCCAACGGCGCCAGGATCCCGTCCATGCTGAAGACGCCGTCGGTCACGACGACCATCGAGCGCGCCCGCTCCTTCCACATCTTCAGCTTCTTCTCGAGATGCTTCATGTCCGCGTTCTTGAAGCTATCCCGCTGGGCGGAGCAGAGACGTATCCCGTCGATCAGGCTCGCGTGGATGAGCCGATCGTTGATGATCACGTCGTTCTCGTCGAAAAGCACCTCGAAGAGCGCCGCGTTCGCGTCGAAGCAACTCGCGAAAAGAATCGCGTCCTCCTTACCGAGAAACGCGGCGATTCTCTTCTCCAGGTCGTTGTGGATGTCCTGCGTGCCGCAGATAAAACGGACGCTGCTCATCCCGTAGCCGCGTTCGCGGAGCCCCTCGTGGGCGGCGGTGACCACGTCCGGGTGGCTCGACAACCCCAAGTAGTTGTTCGCGCAGAAGTTCAGCACCTTCATCGGCTTCGTGCCGCGGGGGTATTCGACCTCGATCTCCACCCCCTGCTCGCTGCAGATGTAACGCTCGTCCTTGTAGAGTCCCGCCGCCTCGACCTCATGGAGGGTCTTGGCGAAGCGCTCCTTCACTTCGGCCGTGTACGCCATGTCCTCACCTCGTTCGTTGAAAAATCGAGGGCGCGGATCTTCGCCGCGCCCTCGCCGCTCACAGGAGACGCGGCCGATCCGACCGCCCGGGGAATGTCGCGAGTCCGCCGCGAAAGCTATTCCGCCAGTTTCTTCTTCACAAGCGCCAGAATGCTGCCGACGGTGTCAAAGGCCTCGGTGCTCGCCTCTTCGTCGGTCATCTTGATGCCGTATTCTTCCTCGAGGTACATCTTGAGCGAGACCATGCTGAAGGAGTCGACGATCCCGCTGGAGATGAGAGGCGTGTCCACCTTGATCTCCATGCTCTCGTCCTCCAGGTACTCGTCCCGGATGTACTCGATGATCTTTTCCCGCATCTCGTCGCCCATGGATCTCTCCTTCCGCGCGGGGTCGCCGCGCCGCCAATCCGATACGGGCCGGTGTTCGGGACCGGCGCCTAGTTGTCGTCGTCCAGAGTCGAGGTGTCGCCGATCTCCTCGCCCCGCTCCTCCGCGCGCAGCATCCGCCGCATGATTTTACCGGAACGCGTCTTCGGCAGCTTGTCCCGGAACTCGATCTCCTGGGGCATCGCCAGCGGCGAAAGCCGTTTACGGATGAAGTTCATGATGTCCATCTCGAGTTTCCGGTTCGGGTCGTGCCCCGGCTTCAGCGCCACGAAGGCCTTCACCACCTCCATATTGACCGGGTCCGGCTTGCCGATCGCCGCGCTCTCGGCGACGGCGGGATGCTCGAGAAGGGCGCTCTCGATCTCGAAGGGGCCGACCAAATGTCCGCCGGTGTTGATCACGTCGTCGTCGCGGCCCATGAACCAGAAATAGCCGTCCGCGTCGATCCGGGCCCGGTCGCCGGTGATGTACCAACCGTTTTTGAACTTGCTCTTGTAGGCGCTCTCATTCCTCCAGTACGTGCGGAACATGGAGGGCCAGGGGGGCCGGAGCGCGAGAAGCCCCTGCTGGTCCGCCTCCTCGATCTCTTGAAACTCGTGAGAGAGAACGGTCGCGGTGACGCCCGGGAAGGGTTTCCCCATCGAGCCGGGACGAATCTCCATCCCCGGCACGTTGGTCACCTGGATCGATCCGGTCTCGGTCTGCCACCAGGTGTCATGGAAGGGGAGGCCGTAAACCTTTTCGCTCCAGACGACCGCTTCGGGGTTCAAGGGTTCGCCGACGCTGGCGAGGTACCGGAGGCTGGAGAGATCGTACTTCTTGACCTTCTCCTCCCCCTCCTTCATGAGGAGACGGATCGCCGTCGGGGCGCTGTACCAGACCGAGACCTTCTGGTCCTGAATCGCTTTATACCAACGATCGATGATGAAGCCGCACTCGAGGACGAGTTGGGTCGCGCCGAGCGCCCAGGGGCCGATGATGCCGTAGCTTGTGCCGGTCACCCAACCCGGGTCGGCGGTGCACCAATAGACGTCGTCTTCCCTGAGGTCGAGCACCCACTTGGTGGTCAGCGCCTGCGCCGGAAGCGAACCGTGCACGTGGACCGCCCCCTTCGGTTGGCCGGTGGTGCCGCTGGTGTAATGCAGAAGCGACGGCGTCTCCTCGTCGGCGGGATAGACGTCGAAACTCTCCACCGGCTCGGCGGCGGCGAGGCCGAAGGCGTGCTCCCCCTCCTGCAGTTCCAGATCGCCCGGCTCGCTGATGATCACGTGCCGGAGCGAAGGGCAGCGGGGTCGCACCTTACGGGTGCGGAAGGTGAGCTTTCGGTTGGTGAGGATCGCCGCGGTTTCGGCGTTCATGATCCTCTTCTCGAGCGCCTCCTCGCCGAAAGCGCTGAAAAGGGGTTGCATGACCAGACCCGCCTTCAGGCCGCCGATCATGCCGATGTAAAGCTCCGGAACCCGTTCGAGAAAGACCGCCACCCGGTCCCCGGGCTTCAGCCCGAGCCCGGTGAGGAACTTCGCGTAGGCATTGGAGTAGACGCGGAGGTCGTTGTAGGTGAACTTTTTGATCGTGCCGTCCACCGCCTCCCAGATCAGAGCGACCTTGTCCCCTTTCCCCATCTCGCAGATCCGGTCGGAGCAGTACCAGCCGATGTTGTACGGTCCGCCCTCCGGAAAGCCGAGTTCCTTCCGCGCGTCCGCCCAGGTGAACCCGGCGCGGCGCTCCTCATGGTCGCCGATATTGCCCGGCAAGGCTTTGAAATCGCTCATGTTACCCTTCCCGTACCGATTGAATGTCCGAAGGCGGAATGTCCCGTGATCACGGCCGGGATTATACCGTTTCCCACCGATTCGTCCAAGGACCGTCCGGGGCGAAGAAGACCTCGCGCAAAGGCGTGAGAGTCCTTCCGCCTACGGACGCGAGTTCTCGGGCTACTCCGGGTGCGGCACGACGCAGACGAACTCGAGCGGCTCGCCGCCCGTGTTCCGGAACTGGTGGAGTTCGTCCGGCTCGACGTAAACCATGTCCCCCGCGGCGATCGGGTAGGCCTTGTCGCCGTGGTGCACCTCCCCTTTACCGCCGGCGACGAACACCTCGTGTTCCCACCAGTGCGTGTGTTTGGGCGTGGCGCTTCCCGGCCGGACGACGAAATAGCGCATCGCGAAGCGCGGCGCCCCCTCCGCCTTTCCGATCCCGACCTGCATGGTGACCCCATCGGTCCCCTCGGGAACCACTTTGTCTATCCCGCTGAGCGGACGGATCTTCATCGCACACTCTCCTGTCGGAATTCGTACCCGTGTGGCTTGGCTACTCCCGTCCAGTCTAACGCGGCCCGGCCGGCCGCTCAATCCCCAGACGCCGGTCCCTCCGCCGCGCCTTGCCGCCGCGGGCCCCTCCCGATAGAATAGAGACCACGGGCGACGCAAAACCGGGAGCGCCATTCCGCGGCCGGCGGCGGAGAAGGCGCGGGGCGGCTCCCCGCGCGGGAAAGGAACCGATGGGCTGGAAAAACGACTACCGAGCGAAGCTCACCACGCCCGAAGAGGCGGTGC
The genomic region above belongs to Candidatus Eisenbacteria bacterium and contains:
- the mscL gene encoding large-conductance mechanosensitive channel protein MscL, whose protein sequence is MGMMKEFKAFAMRGNVVDMAVGIVIGAAFGKIVSSVVADVIMPPIGLLLGGVDFSNLAITLKAAVGESPAVLLSYGKFIQTILDFVIIAFAIFMVIKAMNSMKKKEEAAPAAPPAPSKEETLLTEIRDLLKR
- a CDS encoding acyl carrier protein; the protein is MGDEMREKIIEYIRDEYLEDESMEIKVDTPLISSGIVDSFSMVSLKMYLEEEYGIKMTDEEASTEAFDTVGSILALVKKKLAE
- a CDS encoding cupin domain-containing protein; its protein translation is MKIRPLSGIDKVVPEGTDGVTMQVGIGKAEGAPRFAMRYFVVRPGSATPKHTHWWEHEVFVAGGKGEVHHGDKAYPIAAGDMVYVEPDELHQFRNTGGEPLEFVCVVPHPE
- the kbl gene encoding glycine C-acetyltransferase, which gives rise to MAYTAEVKERFAKTLHEVEAAGLYKDERYICSEQGVEIEVEYPRGTKPMKVLNFCANNYLGLSSHPDVVTAAHEGLRERGYGMSSVRFICGTQDIHNDLEKRIAAFLGKEDAILFASCFDANAALFEVLFDENDVIINDRLIHASLIDGIRLCSAQRDSFKNADMKHLEKKLKMWKERARSMVVVTDGVFSMDGILAPLDELCDLADKYGAMVLVDDSHASGFIGKTGRGTPEHFGVMDRVDIITSTLGKALGGASGGLVAGPREITEMLRNRGRPYLFSNAVPPPIITAAIRVIDLISKTTELRDKLEWNAKYFRDKMEAAGFDLVPGETPIVPVMLGDAKLANDVSRDMLHEGVYVVGFSHPVVPMGKARIRVQLSAAHTKEHIDKAVDAFIKVGRKHGVIQ
- a CDS encoding CGGC domain-containing protein, translated to MAGKTKIGIIICDRYRRCAGGKCFRAMRNREGAFDIYKESEIELVGYTTCDGCPGGNIEYAGDEMVRNGAEVVHLATGLVVGYPPCPYIDTFKDFLEKRYGVRVVVGTHPIPKKYLDMHARLGTWKDDAWKPVLVPTMSDEETRESYD
- a CDS encoding GNAT family N-acetyltransferase: MKGSWQEDPAFFNDLFDLLDRIFPGVRGGAEDIRRYGVSWESVSTPFVLYRGGRVVSHVGVIGLPLILGGRPARVGSVHAVATDPDHRRKGYYRALMEEAIEDSAGRFDTLILTTENPEYYEPFGFRRIGEHRFVTVRRSRGREGALRVLDLGDAADIALLHRLLETREPVSRILGVVNEKTVFLFNEGHRSLHYAEDLDAVLCVEREGTRLRLYDVVAPELPGLDAILESIPGPVEETVFFFTPDRLTREARAEPRLFQYGGPSYLMARGPFAAEGIPFALPRSVRT
- the acsA gene encoding acetate--CoA ligase is translated as MSDFKALPGNIGDHEERRAGFTWADARKELGFPEGGPYNIGWYCSDRICEMGKGDKVALIWEAVDGTIKKFTYNDLRVYSNAYAKFLTGLGLKPGDRVAVFLERVPELYIGMIGGLKAGLVMQPLFSAFGEEALEKRIMNAETAAILTNRKLTFRTRKVRPRCPSLRHVIISEPGDLELQEGEHAFGLAAAEPVESFDVYPADEETPSLLHYTSGTTGQPKGAVHVHGSLPAQALTTKWVLDLREDDVYWCTADPGWVTGTSYGIIGPWALGATQLVLECGFIIDRWYKAIQDQKVSVWYSAPTAIRLLMKEGEEKVKKYDLSSLRYLASVGEPLNPEAVVWSEKVYGLPFHDTWWQTETGSIQVTNVPGMEIRPGSMGKPFPGVTATVLSHEFQEIEEADQQGLLALRPPWPSMFRTYWRNESAYKSKFKNGWYITGDRARIDADGYFWFMGRDDDVINTGGHLVGPFEIESALLEHPAVAESAAIGKPDPVNMEVVKAFVALKPGHDPNRKLEMDIMNFIRKRLSPLAMPQEIEFRDKLPKTRSGKIMRRMLRAEERGEEIGDTSTLDDDN
- a CDS encoding DUF4405 domain-containing protein, coding for MRKNDWNFLVDAAALAALLLLLSTGILIRYVLPAGSGHFLALWGMDRHEWGTVHFWIAVVFLALMAIHLVLHWSWIACMIRWRPAEGAAPTARREPRVVAALLVLFLIALLALAPFFGRVDETERGGGRGREGHEISR
- a CDS encoding aspartate aminotransferase family protein — encoded protein: MDRLLWMPGHEVLVRDIVRAENASLYDSRGRRYVDLESGVWCASVGHGHPRVLRALREQAERIAHAGFSYAAPVVEEAAVEILSLLGMEGGRCVFLCSGSEAVEYGARSARMIAEKPLLMTMADSYFGAYGDATARGAGSWFDLDWFPCAVCPHDGDCSDRCERWASIPFDRIGGFLFEPGSSSGLVRFPPRRLVQNIARAVREGGGLVLVNEVTTGIGRTGAWFGHEHYGIAPDVVAMGKGLGAGYPVSATAFSPVAAERLGGRDVPYAQSHQNDPLGAAVAREVIRLIREEGLVERGREIGAFLAHGLEEIRSRTDRIEEIRSRGLLIAVELRDGAGAPFTAGVHRELARRGFLAARRPGRNVLRIDPPLTIERADVEAFLLAFEETLGGVKATG